The following DNA comes from Bradyrhizobium sp. SK17.
CGATGCGCTCGAATCTCGGCGTGGGCCTGCCGATCGACGTGCTGGTGGTGCGCACCGATGCCTGCGAGGCCGACCTCAACCACCGCATCGAGGCCGGCGAGCCCTATTTCCACGATCTGCGCTCGCGCTGGTCGGCGGCGCTGCGCGCCGCGCACCAGAACATTCCGCGGCCGCCTTACAAGAACGAGACCGAAGCAAAAACCAAGTAAGAGGAAACCGAGAGATGACTGAAGCAGCCAGCAAGATTGCACTCGTCACCGGCGCCGGCACCGGCGTCGGACGCGCGGCGTCGCTCGCCTTGATGGACAAGGGCTATACCGTGGTGCTGGTCGGGCGCCGCCTGGAGATGCTGGAGGAGACCGCCAAGCTAGGCCCCGCCGGCAAGAGCCTGTGCGTCACCGCCGACATGGCCAACCCGGCCGCGATCGCCGCGCTGTTCGACAAGGTCAAGGCAACCTATGGCCGGCTCGACGTGCTGTTCAACAATGCCGGCATGGGCGCGCCGCCGGTGCATTTCGAGGACCTGGCCCTCGAACAATGGCAGGCCGTCGTCAACACCAACCTCACCGCGCCGTTCCTGTGCACCCAGCACGCCTTCCGCATCATGAAGGACCAGACCCCGCGCGGCGGCCGCATCATCAACAACGGCTCGATCTCGGCGCATGCGCCGCGGCCGTTCTCGGCGGCCTACACCTCGACCAAGCACGCCATCACCGGCCTGACGAAAGCCTCCAACCTCGACGGCCGGATGTATGACATCGCGGTCGGCCAGGTCGATATCGGCAATGCCGCGACCCCGATGACCGACCGCATGGTCAACGGCCCCGGCGTGCTGCAACCGGACGGCACCACCAAGCACGAGCCGCGCATGGATGCGAAGGCGGTCGGCGATGCCGTCGCCTACATGGCCGGCCTGCCGCTCGACGCCAACGTGCTGTTCATGACTGTCATGGCGACCAAGATGCCGTTCGTCGGCCGCGGCTGATCTGCCCCTCCTCCGCTTGCGGCAGAGCGACACGACGGCATGGCCGGGCTTGTCCCGGCCATGCCTCGCAGGGGCGCAGTCAAAAATATCGAAAACAACCCCATGCAAAGGCGCCAGCGGCTGCCGGCGTCCGACACAAGCGGCTTGACACGTCGGGCAAATCAGCAGTATTTTTCCATTATTCCGAATTTTACAAACACCCTCGCCACGGCGTAGCTCAAATCGAGAGCCATCAGCACCGTCATTGCGAGCGAAGCGAAGCAATCCATCTATCCC
Coding sequences within:
- a CDS encoding SDR family oxidoreductase, whose amino-acid sequence is MTEAASKIALVTGAGTGVGRAASLALMDKGYTVVLVGRRLEMLEETAKLGPAGKSLCVTADMANPAAIAALFDKVKATYGRLDVLFNNAGMGAPPVHFEDLALEQWQAVVNTNLTAPFLCTQHAFRIMKDQTPRGGRIINNGSISAHAPRPFSAAYTSTKHAITGLTKASNLDGRMYDIAVGQVDIGNAATPMTDRMVNGPGVLQPDGTTKHEPRMDAKAVGDAVAYMAGLPLDANVLFMTVMATKMPFVGRG